TTGTCCTTCGCCGGACGTCTGCCTTGTGCCTTCCGCTCAGGTGGCAAGAGGTCTTTAAGCTTTTCCCATTGGTCGGCGCGTAGTTCGTATCGTCTTCCCATATGAAAAGTTTACCAAATTTTAAGACGCATTCAAAGTCTGAAAACACGCCCTAGCGACAACCAGCGAGACGAATCAATCGATGCTCAAAATCGAGCCATTGAGGAGTATGCCAAACTAAACAACTTCGAAATCGTAAAGGTCTACGCAGATCGAGCCAAAAGTGCTACATCGGACAAGCAACCTGAATTTCAAAAAATGATTCATGATAGCGCACTCAACCTGTTTGAATACGTAATCGTCCACAAGCTAGACCGCTTCAGACGCGACAGGTACGACAATAGCCACTATAAAAGAAAACTAAGACAGAATGGCGTACGAGTTCTGAGTGTGACAGAAAACCTGGATGACTCACCTGAGAGTATTATGCTTGAATCTGTTATCGAAGGAATGGCGGCATACTGCAGCAAAAACCTAACCCGAGAAGTGATGAAAGGCATAAAAGAAAATGCCTTTCAATACAAGCATACAGGCGGTCTCTCTCCCCTCGGTTACGACGTCGATCCAGTCTCCAAACAGTACGTCATTAGCGAGACAGAAGCTGCTCAAGTTAAAATGATCTTTTCTATGTAACTGGATGGGTACGGGTACAACAAAATCATCGATGCACCAACGCCAAAGGCTACAAAATAAAGCTGGGAAAACCTTTCGGCAAGCGTAATGGACATGCCATAAAAGACGATGAGGATGTGGTCCTCGTCCCAGACGGAATGCCAGCCCTCATCTCCCCCGAAGATTACCAGAAAGTCTTTGAAAAAATGAAAGGCAACAAGCGTTCTCCAGCAGCGTACGAGGCAACAGAAACCTATCTCCTCAGCGGCCTGATCGTCTGCGGCGAATGCCTTGAGAAACACGATCACGAGTTCGCTATGATGGACAACTCCCACCCCATCGACAGAAACAAAATGACGTACGTGACATACCGGAGTGGCAATCGAGACAGCAAAAAGAAATGTGACAACAAGGAATTGCGAAGAGAGCACATCGAAAACTTCGTGATTTCCGAACTACACGCCCAGATTTTCAATGACGATGTGATCCCCCATCTAGTCGAGCAGTTGAACGAGCATTAGAACTCGCTGAATACTGAGCGGCAGGAAGATCTGTCGGTACTAAAAGCCAAACTCCAGGAAGTCAACAAACAGCTCGACAACATCGTTTCGGCAGTTGCCCAAGGCTTCACTCAAGCGACGTTCATGGAAAAAATGACGGAACTAGAGGAGCAGAGAAACCATCTGGAGTTTAACATCAAAGAACTCGATCTGAATAACAAAAAAACAGTCATCACGGAGGACATCCTGCGGCAACTGTTTGGCATGTTCAAGACTTATGTAACTGAGAAAACATTCCTGAAATCAAGAAATTCATCGGTAGTTATGTCGAAAAGGTGATAGATATTATCTTCATGACCAAATTGTGGATTTGTTAGGTGGAGGCGGGGGGATTCGAACCCCCGTCCGAAAACAGCGATACATGAGCATCTCCGAGCGCAGTCACTCATTTAGATTTCGGTAGTGGATTCGCGGAGTGACGCGCTGACCCGCTACCTAGTCTGATTGATCTTCTTCCATCGGCTCCAGACGGAAGCCTCAGGCGTATCCCACTAAGAGTGAGTGCTAGTCACGCCACATGGGCGATGGAGTGGTAGCACCTAGCTGAGATTAGGCAGCTAGAGAAAGTTGTTTGTTGCCAGTTAATGGCTTTCCGCGTTGTTGACGAGGTCCGCAGCCCCCCGGCTCGCTTCTCATGCTCTACCATCCCCGTCGAATCCAAAACGCCCCCAGGATAGAAAGAGCAAAGAAAACTTATTCAGTTTTTCTTTACTACACAGCCTCATATAAATAAATGGCTTGTAACGATGTCTCGAATCGTTCATCGTTGTACACCTATACTACCACAGCTTACGTGAAAATCTCAATGTGGGTTACTGGCAGAGTTGGAAGAACTGCCGCCTGAAACCGTTCTTTTCCTCTAAACCTTCTGACGGTCTCTAAGCGCTCTCGCAACCTCGCGTTGGGCATCCTTTTTCTTCAGATCCTCACGCTTGTCATAATTCTTTTTACCACGGACAACAGCAAGCTCAAGCTTTGCCCAGCCGTTCTTTAGATAAATGCTAAGTGGAACAAGGGAATATCCCTGTTCACGAATCAAGCTGTTTAATTTCAGAATCTCCAAACGCTTCATCAACAAACGACGATTGCGTTCAGGTTCATGATTAAATCGGTTGCCTTGTTCGTAAGGGCTAATATGCACGTTATACAAGATAAGCTCCCCATTAACAATACGAGCAAAACTATCCTTTAGCTGCACTCGTCCGCCTCGAATCGACTTGATTTCCGTACCGGTTAGCTCGATACCTGCCTCCATCACTTCTTCAATGTGATAATCATGTCTGGCTTTTTTGTTTTGGGCTACAGTTTTTGTTCCTTTTTTAGAAACGGTCACGGAAATCACCTCATCTGAGCAAGAGTAGTACCTCTAATTTTAACAAAAATAAGACAAGAAGGCAATGGCTTTGAACTCCATTGCCTTCCTACGACTCTTCCTCATTTATCTCCGCTTACGTTTCGCTTGTTTCACCACGGAATTTCGTTTTTTCTTTTGCTTGGAGCTTACAAAATCCTCCCAAAAGCCCTTTTGTTTCGGTTCCACAGATTCCTTACCCTCTGTGTTTTCTTGCCCTGGAAGTGCTATAAAACGTCCTGCTCCGCCTTTACCGGCTGAACGACGTTGAGCATCTTTTCCACGTGTATTTGTCCCGCCGCCTTGGTTTTGTTCCTGCTTACGCTTCCGTTTAGCAGCCGCCGGACCCGCGTCTTTAAAAGGTTTCGAACGACGCTGTTTTCGATTACTACCAAGATCTTTATCTCGACCATTACCACTAATCACTTTTGCCTGACGCGATCTATTAAATCGTAGCTCACTTGGCTTTTTCATACCTACAATTTCAAAGTCAATGGTGCGTTCGTCAACATTAACAGTAGTCACACGTACCAAAACCTCATCGCCAATACGATACTGCTTACCTGTACGTTCACCAATAAGAGCATACATTTTTTCATGGTAATTATAATAGTCATCAGTTAGATAGCTTACGTGGACCAATCCTTCAATTGTGTTTGGAAGCTCTACAAAGATACCAAAGGAGGTGACACTAGAAATCACACCCTCGAACTCTTCACCAATATGCTGTAGCATGAATTCTGCTTTTTTCAGATCGTCTGTTTCACGCTCAGCATCTACAGCTACACGTTCTCGTTGCGAGGTATGTTCTGCTATGATTGGCATTTCCGCTGTCCAATATGCTTCTTCTTTTGCATCCAGCTGCTTTTTCTCCAGCCATAAACGAATCATCCGATGCACAATTAAGTCCGGATAACGGCGAATAGGAGAAGTAAAATGCGTGTAGAAATCGGTAGATAAACCAAAGTGTCCAAGGCTTTCAGCATCGTAACGGGCTTGTTTCATGGAACGAAGCAATACCGTACTAATGATTACTTCTTCTGGTGTTCCCTTGATTTCTTCTAACAATTGCTGCAATGCTTTTGGATGAACCGACGTTCCCTTACCTCGCACGCTGTATCCAAAGCTAGTGATAAATTCCATGAAGTTTTGTAGCTTTTCTTCCTTTGGATCTTCGTGAATCCGGTAAATAAAAGGGCGCTTCAGCTTATGGAAGTGCTCCGCAACCGTTTCATTGGCTGCTAGCATAAACTCTTCAATCATTTGCTCAGCTATGGAGCGTGTACGGAAGCCGATATCGGTTGGTGTACCTTCAGCATCTACATAAATCTTAGCCTCACGGAAATCAAAATCGATAGCCCCGCGTTGCATCCGTTTTTTACGTAATTTGAGACAAAGCTCTTCCATGCTTTCAAACATCGGGACTAATTCATGATATTTCTCACGTAACTCCTGATCCTGATCAACTAAAATACTGCGCACATCTGCATATGTCATTCGCTCATTGGTACGAATAACACTTAAATAAATGTCATGTGAAACAATATTAGCCCCTGCATCAAACTCAATATCACAGGTAATCGTTAGTCGATCCACTTTGGGATTTAAACTACAAATTCCATTTGATAATCGGTGTGGGATCATCGGAATGACTCGATCCACAAGATACACACTTGTACCACGTCGGTATGCTTCCTGATCTAAAACCGATTTTCCTTTTACATAATAGCTAACATCAGCAATGTGAACACCTAGACGTACATTCCCGTTCTCTAATTGCTCCAGAGAAACAGCATCGTCCAAATCCTTTGCATCTGCTCCGTCAATGGTGACCATCATACGCTCACGCAAGTCTCGTCTATCCTTAATTTCTTCATCAGAAATGTGATCAGGAGCCGCTTCAGCTTCGGCTAGCACATCATCGGGAAAGCCCTCCGGTAAGTTAAACTTTCTGATAATCGAAAGGATATCCACCCCAGGGTCGTTCTTATGCCCTAGAATCTCGGTTACTTCACCCTCAGGGTTACCTCTACCCTCTGCGTACTTCACGATCTTTACAACCACTTTATGGCCATCTACAGCCCCATTTACTGCTTGCTGTGGAATAAAGATATCTTTCCCAACCCGCTTGTCATCTGGAATAACAAAACCATAGTGCTGCTGATCCTGATAGGTTCCGACAATCGTTTTCGTGCTACGTTCCACAACGCGAATGATTTTACCCTCCAAACGACTTCCGAAGGCCTCTTTTTCCACTCGAACGAGTACCGTATCCCCGTGCATTGCTCCCTGCATATCGTTGGAATGCACATACACATCCTCTTCACCTTGTGTCTCAGGAATCACGAAGCCAAATCCTTTAGGATGGTTTTGTAGTCTACCGCGAACCAAGTTCATTTTTTCTGGAATTCCATAGCGGTTAGCACGCGTACGTACGACTTCTCCATTATCCTCAAGCTGATTCAAGGTTTTCACTAGTTGCTTAAAATTGCTTGAGCCCTGTAAGGCAAACGCTTCCTCTAGCTCATGTATTGTCATGGGATGATACGCCTGTTCCCTCATAAAGGAAAGGATATCTATATCTTTCATGTAAAAGCTCCTTTTTTCTTGATTATGTTTTAGTATGCCAAGTTATGTTCAACAAAAAACATGTTCTTATTTCGTAATACTTTCCTTACTATTGTACCCGTCATTTTTTTCTTTGTACCATCATATGTAGAAATGCGTATAAAAAAAGACAGCAACACAAATGCGTCTGCTGTCTTTTTACCATTTACTTTGCTTGA
This is a stretch of genomic DNA from Brevibacillus laterosporus DSM 25. It encodes these proteins:
- a CDS encoding recombinase family protein, translating into MEEYAKLNNFEIVKVYADRAKSATSDKQPEFQKMIHDSALNLFEYVIVHKLDRFRRDRYDNSHYKRKLRQNGVRVLSVTENLDDSPESIMLESVIEGMAAYCSKNLTREVMKGIKENAFQYKHTGGLSPLGYDVDPVSKQYVISETEAAQVKMIFSM
- a CDS encoding zinc ribbon domain-containing protein, which codes for MVLVPDGMPALISPEDYQKVFEKMKGNKRSPAAYEATETYLLSGLIVCGECLEKHDHEFAMMDNSHPIDRNKMTYVTYRSGNRDSKKKCDNKELRREHIENFVISELHAQIFNDDVIPHLVEQLNEH
- the smpB gene encoding SsrA-binding protein SmpB, which codes for MTVSKKGTKTVAQNKKARHDYHIEEVMEAGIELTGTEIKSIRGGRVQLKDSFARIVNGELILYNVHISPYEQGNRFNHEPERNRRLLMKRLEILKLNSLIREQGYSLVPLSIYLKNGWAKLELAVVRGKKNYDKREDLKKKDAQREVARALRDRQKV
- the rnr gene encoding ribonuclease R; this translates as MKDIDILSFMREQAYHPMTIHELEEAFALQGSSNFKQLVKTLNQLEDNGEVVRTRANRYGIPEKMNLVRGRLQNHPKGFGFVIPETQGEEDVYVHSNDMQGAMHGDTVLVRVEKEAFGSRLEGKIIRVVERSTKTIVGTYQDQQHYGFVIPDDKRVGKDIFIPQQAVNGAVDGHKVVVKIVKYAEGRGNPEGEVTEILGHKNDPGVDILSIIRKFNLPEGFPDDVLAEAEAAPDHISDEEIKDRRDLRERMMVTIDGADAKDLDDAVSLEQLENGNVRLGVHIADVSYYVKGKSVLDQEAYRRGTSVYLVDRVIPMIPHRLSNGICSLNPKVDRLTITCDIEFDAGANIVSHDIYLSVIRTNERMTYADVRSILVDQDQELREKYHELVPMFESMEELCLKLRKKRMQRGAIDFDFREAKIYVDAEGTPTDIGFRTRSIAEQMIEEFMLAANETVAEHFHKLKRPFIYRIHEDPKEEKLQNFMEFITSFGYSVRGKGTSVHPKALQQLLEEIKGTPEEVIISTVLLRSMKQARYDAESLGHFGLSTDFYTHFTSPIRRYPDLIVHRMIRLWLEKKQLDAKEEAYWTAEMPIIAEHTSQRERVAVDAERETDDLKKAEFMLQHIGEEFEGVISSVTSFGIFVELPNTIEGLVHVSYLTDDYYNYHEKMYALIGERTGKQYRIGDEVLVRVTTVNVDERTIDFEIVGMKKPSELRFNRSRQAKVISGNGRDKDLGSNRKQRRSKPFKDAGPAAAKRKRKQEQNQGGGTNTRGKDAQRRSAGKGGAGRFIALPGQENTEGKESVEPKQKGFWEDFVSSKQKKKRNSVVKQAKRKRR